Proteins from a single region of Segatella copri:
- a CDS encoding PcfJ domain-containing protein, whose product MKPRTKYQKQVVTSNKGLRPIKGAQMQWAFRECLDHYAFQLKHGQTTCMDCGHTWTTDDDADKCVCPKCKAKLEVQRTKRQKAMSSTYFSVLTERKGLQLMRAYQMKAYYRKGQKADIFCWEVARYWMNEKGKVEVMARKRTMGIYMDTFCYDSDIELRRDNTTYQHIASFPVCPDMKVIPQIWRNGFDGAFHGIEPLTLFKAMLTDHRIETMMKQCRYGHVRHFIDHPRHLETCWNAYKIANRNHYLITDIGKWADYICMLVEMGKDIRSPHYICPDNLEAEHDRISEKIRAKKEKERTEEEIRKALKNEDKFKEMKSRFFGLMFTDGNIVVRMLESVREHVLEGKAMHHCVGSGTNYSLNPDCIIFSARIAEQRVETVEFSLEQMKVVQCHGLQNKDTEHHADIINLVNSNARLIEQRMVATT is encoded by the coding sequence ATGAAACCAAGAACGAAATATCAGAAGCAAGTCGTAACCTCAAACAAGGGGTTACGACCTATCAAGGGAGCGCAAATGCAATGGGCATTCCGTGAATGTCTTGACCACTATGCCTTTCAGTTGAAGCACGGACAGACCACCTGCATGGACTGCGGACACACTTGGACTACGGACGATGATGCGGACAAATGTGTCTGCCCGAAGTGTAAGGCAAAGTTGGAAGTGCAGCGCACCAAGCGACAGAAGGCAATGTCTTCTACCTATTTCAGCGTACTCACCGAGCGTAAGGGACTGCAACTTATGCGAGCATATCAGATGAAAGCCTACTACCGCAAGGGACAAAAGGCAGACATCTTTTGTTGGGAGGTGGCACGCTATTGGATGAACGAGAAAGGCAAGGTGGAGGTTATGGCACGCAAGCGCACAATGGGTATCTATATGGACACGTTCTGCTACGACTCCGACATTGAACTGCGCAGGGACAACACCACCTATCAGCATATTGCTTCATTTCCGGTCTGCCCCGATATGAAAGTCATTCCTCAGATATGGCGCAACGGCTTTGACGGAGCGTTTCACGGCATCGAACCGCTTACATTGTTCAAGGCGATGCTGACAGACCACCGCATCGAAACGATGATGAAACAATGTCGTTACGGACACGTCCGCCACTTCATAGACCACCCACGGCACTTGGAAACTTGTTGGAATGCCTACAAGATAGCCAACCGCAACCATTACCTTATTACAGACATCGGCAAATGGGCGGACTACATCTGTATGTTGGTAGAAATGGGCAAGGACATCAGAAGTCCACATTACATTTGTCCCGACAACCTTGAAGCCGAGCACGACAGAATATCCGAGAAAATCAGAGCAAAGAAAGAAAAGGAGCGCACCGAGGAGGAGATACGCAAGGCATTGAAGAACGAGGACAAGTTCAAGGAAATGAAGAGCCGTTTCTTCGGTTTGATGTTCACGGACGGCAATATCGTGGTGAGAATGCTTGAAAGCGTCAGGGAGCACGTTCTTGAGGGTAAGGCGATGCACCATTGCGTAGGCAGCGGTACAAACTACTCACTCAATCCCGACTGCATCATCTTCTCTGCAAGAATAGCCGAACAAAGGGTTGAGACCGTGGAGTTTTCACTCGAACAGATGAAAGTCGTACAATGCCACGGACTACAGAACAAGGACACCGAGCACCATGCCGACATCATCAACTTGGTGAACAGCAATGCAAGACTTATAGAGCAACGAATGGTTGCAACGACATGA
- a CDS encoding PcfK-like family protein → MNTTEYFKRTIQAYLEERAMEDELFAAKYDNHDKNIDDCVTYILNWVQKSGCNGFCDDEIYGQAIHYYEEKDIEVGKPLNCQVSVNHHIELTEEEKAQARQEAIRQYQQEQMNKMRNRDTAKRTSQRTEAEVHQPSLFDTL, encoded by the coding sequence ATGAACACTACAGAATATTTCAAGAGAACCATACAAGCCTATTTGGAGGAGCGTGCTATGGAGGACGAACTCTTTGCAGCCAAGTATGACAACCACGACAAGAACATAGACGATTGCGTCACCTACATACTTAATTGGGTGCAGAAGAGCGGTTGCAACGGCTTTTGCGATGACGAGATATATGGGCAAGCCATCCACTACTACGAGGAGAAGGACATCGAGGTAGGAAAACCATTGAACTGCCAAGTGTCTGTTAACCACCACATCGAACTCACAGAGGAGGAGAAGGCACAGGCAAGACAGGAAGCCATCCGCCAATATCAGCAAGAGCAGATGAACAAGATGCGTAACAGAGATACCGCCAAGCGCACCTCACAGAGAACGGAAGCAGAAGTACACCAACCATCATTATTCGACACGTTATGA
- a CDS encoding DUF6926 domain-containing protein: MNRSIEAIPTWALCYIINGDASGLTDEEIRMVDETMRKNNIEIVSPRYNEDMCTEPYFSHYPFFGLPTEVEDCDIIYHE; encoded by the coding sequence ATGAACAGAAGCATTGAAGCGATACCTACATGGGCACTCTGCTACATCATCAACGGCGATGCAAGCGGACTGACAGACGAGGAAATCCGTATGGTGGACGAAACCATGCGCAAGAACAATATTGAGATAGTAAGTCCGAGATACAACGAGGACATGTGCACAGAACCTTACTTCAGCCATTATCCGTTCTTCGGACTGCCTACAGAAGTTGAGGACTGCGACATCATCTATCATGAGTAA
- a CDS encoding C10 family peptidase yields the protein MTMKKFFIVALCVAGMMSSCSDIDDNIANDAKSSILLTQQEYASIEPDSQLEMTQGEIVDMVSKFSTTGNSTRAIAANPTIVKKFSLSSYSNGKQIPLYEVSLNEGDDAGYAIVSGDERVPGVIAYVEHGSLNDTLTNKGAAMMLKEAQRSLISKVKAVDIAIDSLRASAKAKIAAKIGTCNFTFDEVKDRIEVQKGITRTVATSNPQGTLLKQVTPLITTNWNQCAPYNNLMAETTASAMQGWPYYGKNAVGCTAVAIAQIVAFYECLSTVNGVSLNWSALKASSEISNYGSESLKTQISNLFYHVAHGIQTTWNNGEGGAKISNASSYLSGLGITFDSGSKWAGYSMDAGRIVESLDKLYPVIITGAYEAGTRSSSVGGRHCWILDGYQIRRRTTTTRIIVKQNDTYIHANFGWSGSEDGYYMVDRNTTNLDFETSYNGHYNQDLKLYPNVRKK from the coding sequence ATGACAATGAAGAAATTTTTTATCGTTGCTCTTTGTGTGGCTGGAATGATGAGTTCTTGCTCTGATATTGACGATAACATCGCCAACGATGCCAAAAGTTCCATCCTCCTCACACAACAAGAGTATGCAAGTATTGAACCAGATTCTCAACTAGAGATGACGCAAGGCGAGATTGTTGATATGGTAAGCAAATTCTCTACAACAGGCAATTCCACTAGAGCTATCGCTGCCAATCCGACAATTGTGAAGAAGTTTTCCCTCTCCTCTTATAGTAACGGAAAACAGATTCCTCTCTATGAGGTAAGCCTAAACGAAGGTGACGATGCTGGTTATGCTATCGTTTCTGGAGACGAAAGAGTCCCTGGAGTCATAGCATATGTTGAGCATGGCTCTCTCAATGACACCCTCACCAACAAAGGTGCAGCTATGATGCTCAAAGAAGCTCAGCGTTCGCTGATAAGCAAAGTGAAGGCTGTAGATATTGCTATAGATTCTTTGAGAGCAAGTGCTAAAGCTAAAATAGCTGCAAAGATTGGCACCTGTAATTTTACTTTTGATGAAGTAAAAGACCGTATCGAAGTTCAAAAGGGTATTACTAGAACGGTTGCTACGTCCAATCCTCAGGGCACATTGTTAAAGCAAGTGACACCACTTATCACCACAAACTGGAATCAGTGTGCGCCATACAACAATCTTATGGCTGAGACTACTGCATCCGCCATGCAAGGATGGCCATATTATGGGAAAAACGCTGTAGGATGTACCGCTGTTGCTATTGCTCAGATAGTTGCATTTTACGAATGTTTATCTACTGTCAATGGTGTTTCGCTTAATTGGAGTGCACTGAAGGCATCCTCGGAAATTAGTAATTATGGAAGTGAATCTTTAAAAACACAGATTTCAAATTTATTTTACCATGTTGCTCACGGAATTCAAACAACATGGAATAATGGAGAGGGTGGTGCAAAAATAAGCAATGCCTCAAGCTACCTTAGTGGACTTGGCATCACTTTTGATTCCGGAAGTAAGTGGGCTGGATATTCTATGGATGCGGGACGAATTGTAGAATCGCTTGACAAATTGTATCCCGTAATTATTACAGGAGCATATGAAGCGGGCACAAGAAGTTCTAGTGTCGGAGGAAGACATTGCTGGATTCTTGACGGTTATCAAATCCGCAGAAGAACAACGACCACCCGTATCATTGTAAAGCAAAACGACACATACATCCATGCGAATTTTGGATGGAGCGGCAGCGAGGATGGGTACTATATGGTGGATAGAAACACCACCAATCTGGATTTTGAAACTTCGTACAACGGACATTACAACCAGGATTTGAAACTCTATCCTAATGTAAGAAAGAAATAA